From the genome of Candidatus Nitrospira nitrificans:
CGCCACAGACGACCCTCTTGACCTTCACCGCCGATGGAAATCTCGTCGAATCACGCCGTCTCTATCTGCCGGAGTCTCCGCTAGGCCCACTGGTTGCCACGTCGGGTCACGGCGAGTGGCGCCGTTCGAAGAACGGCGGCTTCGATGCGACGATCGTGGTGCTCTACCAAGGGGCTCCCGAGCATTCCACCTCGCCGGGCATCGTGATCGGCAGGGAAAAGGTCCGGTACAAGTTCCAGTTCATCAACGGTAGCGAGCAGCTCCATGGAACCATCTTCGTTGAGATGCAAGATGCCGCGGGCAACATCGTCTTCTCCGGCCCAGGCACCATCGACGCCACCCGTATCCGGCCTGAGCCCTTGCCGTAACCGCCCCCGATCCCGTTCCTCCAACTGCGGGAGGCTCGCTATCGTCGGAGGCGATCCCAGCAGCCCCGAGGATCGACGATGGCGAGAGGCGCCCGATCCGCTCTCACTAAGAGATCTTGGTCTCCTGTGACCAGCAGATCGGTTTGGCCATCGATCGCTGAAGTCAGTACCCACTGGTCGGGATCACGAATGGGAAGTGGCGAGTGTTTCGTGGGTTTTGGAACGATGTGTTCGTCGCGGAGCTTCGCCTTGACAGTGGAAATCAGTTCTGGTGATGCGCGGAATCGATCTCGCAACAGGTATCGAAGCTCCATGAGGCTCACCTCTCCGATCAACTCATGCTCGGCCGAAATATAGCGGAAAGGCCGGCGCAAATGCCGCGTGCCGTATACGCACTGACCAGCACGTTGGTGTCGAGAATGATCTTCACGATACGATGCGAAACACGTCCTCCTCGGTCAGAATGCCCTGCGCTTCGTCTTGACCTTCGTTTCCGGCGGCCCCTATAATCCCGTTGCATGCCGGTTGTAAAGTACTGATTCCACGGATAAAATGGCCGAATTCACTCACTTCAATGAATCAGGGCGGGCTCGGATGGTCGATATCAGTGCCAAGGGTTCGACTGAGCGTTTCGCCACGGCCCAGGCCAAGGTCTTTCTTCTTCCGGAAACCCTTGAAAAAATTCAACGGGGCAAGATTGCGAAGGGGGACGTGCTGGCCGTCGCCCAGGTTGCCGGCGTGATGGGTGCGAAGAAGACGCCAGACCTCATTCCCATGTGCCATCCGATTCTCCTGACGAGTGTCGATATCTCTTTCAAGGAGGAGTCTCAGCCGAATCCGGAAGGCCGCTGCTCCATCACCATTACGGCCACGGCCAAGACGACGGGGCCGACGGGAGTCGAAATGGAAGCCATGACGGCGGCTTCGGTCGCGGCGTTGACCATTTACGACATGTGCAAAGCGGTGGATCGCGCGATGAGTTTCAGCGAGGTCTGTCTGCTTTCCAAATCGGGTGGGAAGTCGGGGACGTATGTACGGAATGGTTGAGGCTAGGGTTGGGGCATGATGATTACGGTGCGATTGTTCGGTGTGACGAAAATGCTGGCGGGAAATCAGGGTTCCCTGTCGTTGGATGTGGCGAATGGCCGGCAGGTCAAGGACTTGGTCGGCGCGATCGAGACCAGCCATCCCGGGATCGGAGAATTGATTCAGAAGAAGAAGGTGCTGGTGTCCGTAAATCAGGACATCGCGCACGACGAGACGATCATCAATGACGGCGACGAGGTCGCGCTCTTGCCCCCGTTCGCCGGAGGATCAGGACAGGAACCGACAGAGGAAAGTCAGTTCGTCCGAGTGCAGCGGGAGAATTTTTCCATCGATCAGGAACTCGATCGAGTGCGGAGCCGATCGAAACGGATCGGGGGGATCGCCACATTTTTAGGTATTGCGCGTGATCGATCTCGCGGACGGGATGTGGATGGGATTACGTTCGAGCATTACGAAGGGATGGCGCAGAAGAAGCTGCGGGAGATTCGAGAACGGGCGCTGAAAGATTTCGATATCCTCGAGTTGCTCGTCATCCATCGGTATGGCGACATCACGATCGGTGAAAATATTGTGTTGATCATCGCCGGGGCGGAGCACCGTGCCGAGGCATTCCGAGCATGCCGATGGGCGATCGATGAGCTCAAGCAGATCACGCCGATCTGGAAGCTGGAACATACTCCTGAAGGCGAAGTGTGGGTGGAAGAACACCCCTAAATTCGTGACGCGTGAAAGGTGAAACGTAGGGCGTGAAACGTGAAGCGCAAGAAAACAGAGTGAAAAACGAAGATAAAGGTCGGCGGTAAGGGATGGATGAATTCACGGAAAGGGTAGCGCCCGTAGTGGTACAGGACGTATTCGGTCGGCCGCTTGGCAGCCTGCGGCTGTCCGTTACCGATCGCTGTAATCTTCGATGCCGGTATTGCATGCCGGAACCGGAGTACGCCTGGCTGCCGCGTGAGGATATCCTAAGCTTCGAAGAAATGGCGACGCTCGTAGGCTATTTTGCCGATCTCGGTGTCGATAAGGTCAGACTGACCGGGGGTGAGCCCTTGTTGCGTCGCGATCTGGCGCGGCTGGTTCGGCTGCTTCGGCAGGATCGACGAATTACCGAAGTGGCCTTGACGACGAATGGCGTATTACTGGCCGAGTCCGTCCAGGACCTTTACTATGCCGGCCTCGACCGCGTCACCGTCAGTCTCGATACCCTGAAGCCGGAGCGGTTTCGTCAACTGACGGGGCGGGATGAATTCGCACGAGTTCTGGAAGGCATGGAATCGGTTGGGAAGACGGGCTTTACCCATCTGAAGCTCGACACGGTCGTCATTCGTGGATTCAACGACGATGAACTGAGCGAGCTGATCGAATGGGGCAAGCGCTATCAGGCCGAGGTGCGGTTCATCGAATACATGGATGTCGGGGGAGCCAACGAGTGGAGCCTGGCCAAAGTCCTGTCTCAGGACATGATCCTCGA
Proteins encoded in this window:
- the moaA gene encoding GTP 3',8-cyclase MoaA, yielding MDEFTERVAPVVVQDVFGRPLGSLRLSVTDRCNLRCRYCMPEPEYAWLPREDILSFEEMATLVGYFADLGVDKVRLTGGEPLLRRDLARLVRLLRQDRRITEVALTTNGVLLAESVQDLYYAGLDRVTVSLDTLKPERFRQLTGRDEFARVLEGMESVGKTGFTHLKLDTVVIRGFNDDELSELIEWGKRYQAEVRFIEYMDVGGANEWSLAKVLSQDMILDTLARRYGRITALPERGAAPAQRFCLPDGTIFGIIPSTTTPFCAQCDRSRVTADGLWYLCLYAGSGVDLRKPLRVNTQPAHMRDIIRSGWAARRDRGAEERKALERVGLRDGGLIEIDRLREDPHLEMHARGG
- the moaC gene encoding cyclic pyranopterin monophosphate synthase MoaC → MAEFTHFNESGRARMVDISAKGSTERFATAQAKVFLLPETLEKIQRGKIAKGDVLAVAQVAGVMGAKKTPDLIPMCHPILLTSVDISFKEESQPNPEGRCSITITATAKTTGPTGVEMEAMTAASVAALTIYDMCKAVDRAMSFSEVCLLSKSGGKSGTYVRNG
- a CDS encoding molybdenum cofactor biosynthesis protein — its product is MMITVRLFGVTKMLAGNQGSLSLDVANGRQVKDLVGAIETSHPGIGELIQKKKVLVSVNQDIAHDETIINDGDEVALLPPFAGGSGQEPTEESQFVRVQRENFSIDQELDRVRSRSKRIGGIATFLGIARDRSRGRDVDGITFEHYEGMAQKKLREIRERALKDFDILELLVIHRYGDITIGENIVLIIAGAEHRAEAFRACRWAIDELKQITPIWKLEHTPEGEVWVEEHP